The genomic DNA tagtcacttggacctaaagtggaatgaaaaaaaaaatatgtttagaaatatgcacacataagtttaccttaccataaagctggtgtctcaaacactgacctggtggggtgcccatgtcgcatacttcatgaacatcctcgggggtggcgctgttgcttgactcaagcacaaccagatcacctaaaatagagtagaaaaattacataaaataaaaggcagccatgcatagattaccgtaagctggtgtgtcagacactcacctggtggggtgcccatgtcgcccacctctccttcctccacatcctcaatgggacttgggcttatttcccaatcatgttttgcttggggtggactgtcttctggttgttggctgagtgatttttcccctatgtgaaacaaaaaattattaatctaattagcacacagatattttagtacatagtaattttccaacatttgtaatgaagtggtttgtgtagagttcctattttacctcaatatttaaaattagaaagacatatcggatagatagatatcaatatctcaaaatatagttaataatcttttgatctctctctatatctggaacaaaatctctaaatatctaactaaatgtaaagccaaaaaattaagataacttcaaatcttcaaaaagaatgttttacatttctatatctatctatctacctatctctatatttctctctctctctatatatttctctctctctctctctctctctctatatctctatatctatatctatatctatctctcaatatatatatatatatatatatatctctctctctctatagtatatatatatatatatatatatatatatatatatatatatatatatatatatatatatatatatatatatatatatatagttatatatatagttatatatatagttatatatatatgtatatatatatatatatatgtatatatatatatatatatatatatatgtatatatatatatatatagttatatatatatgtatatatatatatatatatatatatatatgtatatatatatatatatatatgtatatatatatgtatgtgtatatatatgtatgtgtatatatatgtatatatatatatatgtatatatatatgtatatgtatatatatatatatatatatatatatatatatgtatgtatatatatgtgtatatgtatatatagatatatatctatagatatgtaacgaggtttcttaaaagatcgtttaaaacgatgaacaaaaaatcggataggaaggaaaagcacatggagcagtatacaaggtaataaacacaagagaaaaacacgacaagtacttactttttttaagaactttccggatacgtcggtattgatccggctccctgagtttcaggtcagaccatctttttcgcagttgatctttggagcgctggaccccaaaagatgcctgcaaagtctccacgaccttcgccattattttggccttgcgcaaatttggccgtgcgtacggcccataattgccatcatagtcgtctttgtgaagaatggccaccatctccaccatctctttaaaactcatattagaggccttaaatctaggcctcatagatttcgctgacgttccagcctccgggctgtctccactacctgaggtcgtcaacatttcaggtgtctccgccattctttaactccactacgcgccgtaacaaaaaatgggcggagaacatgagttaaaatcgaacgtcaggggcgggcgacgcaggcggagtttcacacatgcgtagtgtataaagaggggccttgcgcacgtgtcgtacgtacgttctgtgcgtcgaattagggggcggagaacatgagttaatttcgaacgtcaggggcgggcgacgcaggcggagtttcacacatgcgtagtgtataaagaggggccttgcgcacgtgtcgtacgtacgttctgtgcgtcgaattagggggcggagaacatgagttaatttcgaacgtcaggggcgggcgacgcaggcggagtttcacacatgcgtagtgtatgaagagggcccttgcgcacgtgtcgtacgaacgttctgtgcgtaggtgatagtggaccaggacgttacaaaacgaaggtaattttaaatatattttttttttgggttttatggtcatgactttgtagcaagcggcctatatggcttgatagattgatgaggcctacatagggagaagatgatgaggggttagccgaaacctataataaaagtgttttttgtcttgtgacttcatcttttccagatataatgaatcccctatttaaggatccagagttccttacatcttttatttccaaatatcgagagatgaggaatttgtgggaggtgaaacaccctcagtattatgctaagcatgtgaggaagtcaacgctggagagacttctggcctttgtccaggcgaccatcccggaagcaacaatggagacattgctcaagaaaattgggggcttgaggaacatgtataagagggagcataagaagatccaggaatcaaggagatcaggagcatcagcagatgatgtttatgtacccaggctgtggtactataatcaactacgttttctggatgaccagaatgaagccaggccatcactttcaacccttccctccacccttccctccaccccagcagaggctgatgaggagcaagctgggtcttccatcctggatgaaccagatatgaccatctggagtcaggtaaattattttaacaaatatttactgtactaatattaatgatgttaactggatgttataattgtctaaaataatttggcactcaaaattgggtatacatatcaattgacagtagtggctaaatatgtttggcacctgcttgaaataattagggtgtctgattagactcttttattaaagagaagtattcacattgaatttgctattcatgagaagcaaactgtgtgtcattgatgaacccaaaaaaatatactcaaactattgtcctttttttatacacaggatgagtccatccaggaggaatgtggggaaagtggcaggcaggaggagaccaggcccatggacagcctggaggaggccagattcaccatcatcctggaggaggctgggcccagtgtcaggc from Aquarana catesbeiana isolate 2022-GZ linkage group LG04, ASM4218655v1, whole genome shotgun sequence includes the following:
- the LOC141141560 gene encoding uncharacterized protein — translated: MRNLWEVKHPQYYAKHVRKSTLERLLAFVQATIPEATMETLLKKIGGLRNMYKREHKKIQESRRSGASADDVYVPRLWYYNQLRFLDDQNEARPSLSTLPSTLPSTPAEADEEQAGSSILDEPDMTIWSQDESIQEECGESGRQEETRPMDSLEEARFTIILEEAGPSVRQEVAAPSEVAAPSEVAGPSEVAGPSEVAGPSRSLTESQVPPLHLPKKGPGRGWSHRTHPCASCKRPPVF